From Pectinophora gossypiella chromosome 18, ilPecGoss1.1, whole genome shotgun sequence, one genomic window encodes:
- the LOC126374823 gene encoding uncharacterized protein LOC126374823, with the protein MENKKEILTERNVIVEVLEHYRKLPYLWNPTHKLYTNKNARRQGLQIMLTSWRKLEPNASIECIRKKLNNWRAAYRRERKKVEDSMSTASEPDEIHKPNLWYYNYLTFIHDDCPVLSKDSDDEHEIGNFSQDGNDNDDRDNGVDEEGDDADDDVSEGDDDTEEEPEKKPRISAKRNNKDRLPKHDQQVEPDQVFPINDESSADLYGRAIGSQLKELSKFQRCLAEKLISEIMFYAKLDQLTIGTSITLEPPDT; encoded by the exons atggaaaacaaAAAGGAAATTTTAACAGAGCGCAATGTTATCGTTGAAGTACTGGAACATTACAGAAAACTGCCATATTTATGGAATCCCACGCACAAATTATACACTAATAAAAATGCTCGCCGACAAGGATTACAAATAATGTTAACAAGTTGGCGAAAATTAGAGCCAAATGCTTCAATAGAATGCATAAGAAAGAAGTTAAATAATTGGAGAGCGGCGTACAggagagaaagaaagaag GTGGAGGACAGTATGAGCACTGCTTCCGAGCCTGATGAGATCCACAAACCTAACCTTTGGTATTACAACTATTTGACGTTTATCCACGACGATTGTCCGGTACTTAGTAAGGACAGTGATGATGAACATGAGATAGGGAACTTTAGCCAGGATGGTAATGACAATGACGATCGTGATAATGGTGTTGATGAAGAAGGCGATGATGCCGATGATGATGTCAGTGAAGGAGATGACGACACAGAAGAG GAACCCGAGAAAAAGCCTCGGATATCAGCGAAAAGAAACAACAAAGATAGACTGCCGAAACACGACCAACAAGTTGAACCAGACCAAGTGTTCCCTATAAACGATGAAAGTTCAGCGGATCTTTACGGGCGCGCCATAGGGTCCCAGTTGAAAGAATTGTCCAAATTCCAAAGGTGTCTAGCCGAAAAGTTAATATCagaaataatgttttatgcGAAATTAGACCAGTTAACGATAGGTACTTCTATAACTCTGGAACCGCCTGAtacttaa